ATGCGCCGTGACCGGGACGCGGAGAACGGCCTGATGGAGTTCATGGTCATCGAACTCCTGCAGCGCGCCGAAGAGATCGGGATCACTCAGGTCTCGCTGAACTTCGCGATGTTCAGGTCCGTCTTCGAGCGGGGTTCACGGCTCGGCGCCGGACCGGTGCTGAGGCTGTGGCGCTCGATGCTCGGCTTCTTCTCGCGCTGGTGGCAGATCGAGTCGCTGTACCGCGCCAACGCCAAGTACCGACCGATCTGGGAGCCGCGCTTCATGCTCTTCGAGAAGAGCTCCGACCTGCTGCGCATCGGCCTCGCCGCGGGCCGTGCCGAAGGGTTCCTGGAGGCGCCCGGTCTGCCCAAGTGGCTGCACCGCTCGCATCTCGGGACCGGTGGATGAGACCCGTACGCGCGCTGGGCCGGGCGGCCCGCCGCGAGTGGGGTCCGCTCGCGGGGACCGTACGCGCGGCGCTCGTCTCCTCCCGACTGCGGGCGGTCCCGATGACGCTCGCCGCGGTCTGTCTGACGGCGCTGCTCCAGACGGTGCAGAACCGGTCGTGGGGCGCGGGGGCGGTGCACGGGCTCGGGACGGTGCGGGCCGGGGATCCGCTGGGGGAGGCTCTGCTGCGTACCCCGTTGTCGCTGTTCGTCCCGGCGCCGGATCTGCCGGTGTGGGGGGCGCTGGCGCAGATCCTGGTGGTGTTCGGGACCGCCGAGATCTGTCTGGGCCGGTGGCGCACGCTCGTGATCGCGTACGTCGCGACGCTGGCCGGGACGCTGTACGCGCGAATCGGGGTCGCGCTCGGCCCCGACGGGCTGTTCGGGCTGCCCGCCTCCGATGCCCGGGTCGTCGACACCGGTCCGTCGGCGGCGGTGGTCGGTCTCGCCGTGTACGTGTGCTGCGTCTACCGGGCCTGGTTCACCGGAGGGCTGGTGATCGCGGCGATGGTGGTCGAGGTGATCTGCGAGGACAATCTGGCCGGCAAGGAGCATCTCGCGGCGATCGCCGCCGTGCTCGTGCTGTGCGCCGTCACGGTCGGCCGGGACCGGCGGCTGCGCCGCCGCGGTCAGGGCTTGCGCCCCGGCACCGGGACCCGGTCCGGCGCACCGCCGATCAGGTCCTGAAATCTGCGGCGCGGGCCCGCCCAGCGCACATCGTGGTGGTAGGCGCGCAGCACCGACCGGGCGCGGGTGCGATGGCGGTTGCGGTAGAAGCGCTTGGCCCACATCGAGGCCGGCCGGGCCAGCCGGACCGCTCCGATCAGCGCGACGAACGGGACGAGGGTGCCGACGACCGCGAGCCGCGCCTTGCCCTTGAACAGGGCGATCAGCACGAAGCAGAAGTTGATGACCAGGGTCAGGATGACGCCGAGCCTGCCCTGCTGCTGATCGCTGCTCAGCTCGTTCACGCCGAACGGTGAGAATCCGGCCAGGACCAGCAGCACCAGCGCCGCGGTGAGAACCACGACCTCCACGCTCTGGCGGCCCTCCTCGGTCCAGTACACGTCGTCGAGGTGGAGGATCAGGGCGAACTCGTCGAGGACCAGCCCCGCGCCCATGCCGAAGATCACCGCGAAGACCCCCGCGGTGACGCTTTGGCGCCCGCTGGCGACCGCCCCGAAGCCGCCGACGACGCTCAGCACCACGCCGGGCACCACATGGTGGACATGCAGCCCGCCGGGCGTGATGTTGCGGAATGGGCCCTTCCCCGCCCGGATCATCCGGGTGATGACCCGGGTCACGGCGAAGGTGAGCACGAAGGCGGCCAAGGCGAGGAGCAGCGGCAGCTTCCCCGGCTCGACGATGTTCTGATCGAACCAGTGACCCATGCCACCCGCTCCCGATAAGTTGCTTTTGCCATGGTCCGTCGCGTTCCGCACAATCTATCGGCCCGTCACACCGATTAGCCTGCGCGCCGTGACCTCCCTGAACAGCCATGGGCTGCGTTTCGCCTTCGGCACCCTGACCGTGCTCCCCGTCCGCGTCACCCGCTGGGACCGCCGGGCCGCCCGCGCCGGGATGCTGTGCGCACCGCTCGCCGGTCTCGTCGTGGGGCTGCTAGCGGCGGTGCCCGGCGCCGTACTGCTGCTGCTCGGCTCCGGTCCGCTGCTCGCCGCGGTCGCCTCCGCCGCCGTGCCCGCGGTGCTGACCCGGGGTCTGCATCTGGACGGTCTCGCGGACACCGCCGACGGCCTGGGCAGCGGCAGGCCCGCCGACGACGCGCTGCGGATCATGAAGCAGTCGGACATCGGGCCGTTCGGTGTGATCACGCTGCTGTTCGTGCTGCTGGCCCAGGTCGCGGCCCTTGAGCAGCTGTACGGGCAGAGCTGGGCGCACGGCGCGGTGGCGGCGGCCGTCGCCGCGGTCACCGGCCGGCTGGCGCTCGCCCTGGCTTCCCGTCAGGGTGTGCCCGCGGCCCGTCCGGAGGGGCTGGGCGCGGCGGTGGCGGGGACGGTCCCGGCAGGTGCCGCGGTGGCGGTCGGGGCCGTCGTGGTCGCGGCCTGCGCGGGCGCCGGTGCGCTGTTCGGTGGGTACGGAGCGCTGCACCATGCCCTCGCCGTACCGGCCGCCCTGGGCGTCGCCCACCTGCTGCTGCGGCACTGTGTGCGGCGCTTCGGCGGGGTGACCGGCGATGTCTTCGGCGCACTGGAGGAGACGGCGGCGACGGCGGCCCTGGTGGCCCTGGCACTCGGCTAGGGTCTGCGGCTCCAAAGCGTACGCGAAGGAGCTAGCGCTTCGGGCACTCCTGGCGCCACACGCCCAGCTCGTACCGCTTGCGCAGCGAGCTGAGCCCCAGCCGCTTCGACCGGGCGCAGAACCGGGCGACCGGCAGCTCGTACTCCACGTGGAAGACGGCCTTGCCCGCCTTCACGAACGGTGTGAGG
This sequence is a window from Streptomyces sp. NBC_01217. Protein-coding genes within it:
- a CDS encoding adenosylcobinamide-GDP ribazoletransferase, which translates into the protein MTSLNSHGLRFAFGTLTVLPVRVTRWDRRAARAGMLCAPLAGLVVGLLAAVPGAVLLLLGSGPLLAAVASAAVPAVLTRGLHLDGLADTADGLGSGRPADDALRIMKQSDIGPFGVITLLFVLLAQVAALEQLYGQSWAHGAVAAAVAAVTGRLALALASRQGVPAARPEGLGAAVAGTVPAGAAVAVGAVVVAACAGAGALFGGYGALHHALAVPAALGVAHLLLRHCVRRFGGVTGDVFGALEETAATAALVALALG